From the genome of Candidatus Baltobacteraceae bacterium, one region includes:
- a CDS encoding phosphoglycerate kinase, whose product MDDLDVHGKRVLVREDLNVPMAGGTVADFTRIDAALPTLRALRDRGARVIVLSHLGRPDGKPDPKFSLRPVAAVLAQRLGVPVAFAEDCMGPPARDAAAKLKDGDVLLLENVRFHSGEEQNDPSFARELASLGDLYVDDAFGTAHRAHASTEALAHLLPNAAGLLMQAELNALTPLIEHREIPYVCVIGGAKVKDKIGVFTNLMNRVDSFCIGGGMANTLLAARGTNVGRSLRDDDLEPARRIIDLAAHSDVTLHLPVDAVVSSSFDADDQAHAVDIEDVGDSMILDIGPRTARAYAQVIAPAFEIVFNGPMGVYEKPAYRAGTAAVGGAIARATRDGAISVVAGGDAAAAAHMLGFADAMTYVSTGGGATLEFLEGRTLPGVAALEHS is encoded by the coding sequence ATCGACGATCTCGACGTGCATGGCAAACGCGTGCTGGTGCGCGAGGATCTCAACGTGCCGATGGCCGGCGGAACGGTCGCGGATTTCACCCGCATCGATGCGGCGCTCCCGACCCTGCGCGCGTTGCGCGATCGTGGCGCGCGCGTGATCGTGCTTTCGCATCTTGGGCGTCCCGACGGCAAGCCCGACCCGAAGTTTTCGCTGCGTCCGGTTGCGGCCGTGCTCGCTCAGCGTCTCGGCGTGCCGGTCGCGTTCGCGGAAGACTGCATGGGTCCCCCGGCGCGCGATGCCGCCGCGAAGCTCAAAGACGGCGACGTGCTGCTGCTCGAAAACGTGCGTTTCCACTCCGGCGAAGAGCAAAACGATCCCAGCTTCGCGCGCGAACTTGCGTCGCTCGGCGACCTCTACGTCGATGACGCGTTCGGTACGGCGCATCGCGCGCACGCCTCGACCGAAGCGCTCGCGCATCTGCTGCCCAATGCCGCCGGCTTGCTCATGCAAGCCGAGCTCAATGCGCTTACGCCCCTGATCGAACATCGGGAAATACCGTATGTCTGCGTGATCGGCGGAGCCAAGGTCAAAGACAAGATCGGCGTCTTCACCAACCTCATGAACAGGGTCGATTCGTTCTGTATCGGCGGTGGGATGGCCAACACGCTGCTCGCGGCGCGCGGCACCAACGTCGGGCGCTCGCTCCGCGACGACGACCTCGAGCCGGCGCGCCGGATCATCGATTTGGCCGCGCACAGCGACGTCACGCTGCATCTACCGGTCGACGCGGTGGTCTCGAGTTCGTTCGACGCCGACGATCAGGCGCACGCGGTCGACATCGAGGACGTCGGCGACTCCATGATCCTCGACATCGGGCCGCGTACGGCACGCGCCTACGCTCAAGTCATCGCGCCCGCGTTCGAGATCGTGTTCAACGGTCCGATGGGCGTTTACGAAAAGCCGGCGTACCGCGCCGGCACCGCAGCCGTGGGCGGGGCGATCGCGCGCGCAACGCGCGACGGTGCAATCAGCGTCGTGGCCGGCGGCGATGCGGCAGCGGCGGCGCACATGCTCGGCTTCGCCGACGCAATGACATACGTCTCGACCGGCGGCGGCGCGACGCTCGAATTCCTGGAGGGCCGCACGCTGCCAGGGGTCGCTGCACTGGAACACTCCTGA
- a CDS encoding MATE family efflux transporter, whose protein sequence is MAQASPARRMGVNIFDESKPMWQIMLVFLIPLMISNILQSASQTFASIFLGRMIGVDALAAVSAVFPVVFLLFSFLIGIASGSTVLIGQAHGAHDEHRVKKVAGTVLGATMIFAVFVAVFGTLVSPWMLQALGTPAAILAQSDAYTRVIFLTAPIIFPYLVYTTFLRGVGDSQTPLYFLIVSSVLAVFFTPAFIQGWFGLPHLGVVSAAVSAMIANLVGLIGLLFLLARRKSPLAFDLEMAQDMVPNLMILWNVIRIGVATGIQVIMVSLAEIAIISFVNHYGPRATAAYGAVNQIVNYVQFPAISIGIAASIFGAQCIGARREDKLGSVIRSAVALNYLVGGILVTLCYLLATQLLQLFITDAPTVRIAHELLMITLWSYLVFGNSAVISGVMRSSGTVLVPTINGLIGIWLLEVPVAYFCMKHFGLPGVWVGYPAYYCFMLCAQFTYYEFFWKKKTHERLV, encoded by the coding sequence ATGGCGCAAGCGAGCCCGGCCCGGCGAATGGGTGTGAATATCTTCGACGAGTCGAAGCCGATGTGGCAGATCATGCTGGTCTTCCTCATTCCGTTGATGATCAGCAATATTCTGCAATCGGCTTCGCAGACGTTTGCATCGATCTTCCTGGGGCGGATGATCGGTGTCGATGCGCTTGCCGCCGTCTCCGCCGTCTTCCCCGTCGTCTTTCTGCTCTTTTCGTTTCTGATCGGCATCGCAAGCGGCAGCACCGTCCTGATCGGCCAGGCGCACGGCGCACACGACGAACACCGCGTGAAGAAGGTGGCCGGCACCGTGCTCGGCGCGACGATGATCTTTGCCGTATTCGTCGCGGTGTTCGGCACGCTGGTCTCGCCGTGGATGCTGCAGGCGCTCGGAACGCCGGCGGCGATTCTAGCCCAGTCCGACGCGTACACGCGGGTCATTTTTCTCACGGCCCCGATCATCTTTCCTTATCTCGTGTATACGACGTTTTTGCGCGGCGTCGGCGATTCGCAGACGCCGCTGTACTTCTTGATCGTGAGCTCGGTGCTGGCGGTGTTCTTCACGCCGGCGTTCATCCAAGGTTGGTTCGGGCTTCCACACCTCGGCGTGGTCAGCGCCGCGGTCTCCGCCATGATCGCCAACCTCGTCGGACTCATCGGTCTCTTGTTCTTGCTCGCGCGGCGGAAGAGCCCGCTGGCGTTCGACCTCGAGATGGCGCAAGACATGGTCCCCAATCTGATGATCTTGTGGAACGTGATCCGGATCGGCGTCGCGACCGGCATTCAGGTCATCATGGTTTCGCTCGCGGAGATTGCGATCATCAGCTTCGTCAACCACTACGGCCCGCGCGCCACCGCCGCGTATGGAGCGGTCAACCAGATCGTGAACTACGTGCAGTTCCCGGCGATCTCGATCGGCATCGCGGCCTCGATCTTCGGTGCGCAGTGCATCGGCGCTCGCCGCGAGGACAAGCTCGGCAGCGTGATTCGCTCGGCGGTAGCGTTGAACTACCTGGTCGGCGGCATCTTGGTCACGCTCTGCTATTTGCTCGCGACGCAGCTGCTCCAGTTGTTCATCACCGACGCGCCTACGGTACGGATCGCCCACGAGCTGCTGATGATCACGCTCTGGTCGTACCTCGTTTTCGGCAACAGCGCGGTTATCAGCGGCGTGATGCGCAGCAGCGGCACCGTGCTCGTGCCGACGATCAACGGGCTGATCGGGATCTGGCTGCTCGAAGTCCCGGTCGCGTACTTCTGCATGAAGCATTTCGGGTTGCCGGGCGTGTGGGTCGGTTATCCCGCCTACTACTGCTTCATGCTCTGCGCCCAATTCACGTACTACGAATTCTTCTGGAAGAAGAAAACGCACGAACGGCTCGTGTAG
- the gap gene encoding type I glyceraldehyde-3-phosphate dehydrogenase, which translates to MRIGINGFGRIGRNFAKALLERHPGVEIVAVNDLTSAAECAHLFKYDSNYGTYAGEVSAQSDAVVIDGKRIKVLAERDPGKLPWKDLGVDVVIESTGLFTDAEKARAHIAGGGAKKVIISAPAKGEDVTLVLGVNENMYDPEKHNVISNASCTTNCLATAVKPLVDHLGWVKGFMTTIHSYTNDQNILDAPHKDIRRARNAATNIIPTSSGAAKALYLTIPEVKGSFDGFALRVPTPTVSIVYLVAQVKKATTRDEVNAIMRADAEGPLKKYVQYTEEELVSYDFKRSPYSSIIDSKLTQAIGDLVQICAWYDNEWGYSCRLADLTAMILDKLPSKV; encoded by the coding sequence ATGCGAATCGGAATCAACGGCTTCGGCCGCATCGGACGGAATTTTGCCAAGGCGCTGCTCGAGCGCCATCCCGGGGTGGAGATCGTCGCCGTCAACGATCTCACCAGTGCCGCGGAGTGCGCGCATCTCTTCAAGTACGACAGCAACTACGGCACCTATGCGGGTGAGGTTTCCGCCCAGAGCGACGCCGTCGTGATCGACGGCAAGCGCATCAAGGTGCTGGCCGAACGCGATCCGGGCAAGCTTCCGTGGAAAGACCTCGGCGTCGACGTCGTGATCGAATCGACCGGTCTTTTCACCGACGCAGAGAAGGCCCGTGCGCACATCGCCGGCGGCGGCGCCAAGAAAGTCATCATCTCCGCGCCGGCCAAAGGCGAAGACGTGACGCTGGTGCTCGGCGTCAACGAGAACATGTACGATCCCGAGAAGCACAACGTGATCTCGAACGCGTCGTGTACGACGAATTGCCTTGCGACCGCGGTGAAGCCGCTGGTCGACCACCTCGGGTGGGTCAAGGGTTTCATGACCACCATTCACTCGTATACGAACGATCAGAACATCCTCGACGCGCCGCACAAGGACATTCGGCGCGCTCGCAATGCTGCGACCAACATCATCCCAACCAGTTCGGGCGCGGCCAAGGCGCTCTATCTGACGATTCCGGAAGTCAAAGGCAGCTTCGACGGCTTCGCCTTACGCGTGCCGACGCCGACGGTTTCGATCGTCTACCTCGTCGCACAAGTCAAAAAAGCCACGACGCGCGACGAGGTCAACGCGATCATGCGCGCCGACGCCGAAGGTCCGCTCAAGAAATACGTGCAGTACACCGAGGAAGAACTCGTCTCCTACGATTTCAAACGTTCTCCGTACAGCTCGATCATCGACTCGAAGCTGACGCAAGCGATCGGCGATCTGGTGCAAATCTGCGCGTGGTACGACAACGAGTGGGGGTACTCGTGCCGTCTGGCCGATCTCACCGCGATGATCCTGGACAAATTGCCGAGCAAGGTTTAG
- a CDS encoding RNA-binding S4 domain-containing protein — MRLDKFMKVARLSKRRSEAHEALEHGRITKDGRPLKPAYEVKPGDVLEIHYATRYVTVRVREVPLRVTPGVKPAQLYEIVDTRKDDPAEWV; from the coding sequence ATGCGGTTGGATAAATTTATGAAGGTGGCGCGCCTCTCCAAGCGCCGCAGTGAGGCGCACGAAGCGCTCGAGCACGGACGTATAACCAAAGATGGTCGGCCGCTCAAGCCCGCGTACGAAGTCAAACCGGGCGACGTACTCGAGATTCATTACGCGACGCGGTACGTCACCGTGCGCGTTCGTGAAGTTCCGCTGCGGGTTACGCCGGGGGTGAAGCCGGCGCAGCTCTACGAGATCGTCGATACGCGTAAAGACGACCCGGCCGAATGGGTGTAG
- the whiA gene encoding DNA-binding protein WhiA, translating into MGVGADSKDALAREMPPTAHCRGALATGLALYGSAGSHTFVTHRNSIARLFWSLLDDRKSHPIETRAATRLARLPTFAITLPAALREAPPKPTLKCDRLMEIRAAFLACGSLAAGAHGYHLEFVVPNHDLADRLVWMLRSTGRAPKRTMRKRREVLYYKDFEAIVDVLTIIGAFGAVLHLEDVRALRETKNRIHRLVNTEAANLERAAAAAAAQRRTIEYLESAYGLGELSPPLREIAELRMAHPDESLAELGARCNPPIAKPTVSSRLSALSRLAARLRSGRA; encoded by the coding sequence ATGGGTGTAGGCGCCGATAGCAAGGATGCGCTCGCGCGCGAGATGCCGCCCACAGCGCACTGCCGCGGCGCGCTCGCTACCGGACTCGCGCTATACGGTTCAGCCGGCTCGCACACATTCGTCACCCACCGCAATTCGATCGCGCGCCTCTTCTGGTCATTGCTCGACGATCGCAAATCGCATCCGATCGAAACGCGAGCAGCGACACGGCTCGCGCGCCTGCCGACCTTCGCGATCACGCTGCCGGCGGCGCTGCGTGAAGCGCCGCCGAAGCCCACGCTCAAGTGCGATCGCTTGATGGAGATTCGCGCCGCGTTTCTTGCGTGCGGGTCGCTCGCTGCCGGCGCGCATGGTTACCATCTCGAGTTCGTCGTCCCGAACCACGACTTGGCCGATCGCCTGGTTTGGATGCTGCGCAGCACGGGCCGCGCGCCGAAGCGCACGATGCGCAAACGGCGCGAGGTTCTCTACTACAAAGACTTCGAAGCGATCGTCGACGTGCTCACGATTATCGGCGCGTTCGGGGCCGTGCTGCACCTCGAAGACGTGCGCGCGCTGCGCGAGACCAAGAACCGCATCCACCGTCTGGTCAACACCGAGGCCGCCAACCTCGAGCGCGCGGCAGCGGCGGCCGCCGCGCAGCGCCGCACGATCGAATACCTCGAAAGCGCCTACGGGCTCGGCGAGCTTTCGCCGCCGCTGCGCGAGATCGCGGAACTGCGCATGGCTCATCCCGATGAATCGCTGGCCGAACTCGGAGCACGCTGCAATCCCCCCATCGCCAAGCCCACGGTCTCGAGCCGCCTGAGTGCCCTCAGCCGGCTCGCCGCTCGCCTGCGCAGCGGCAGGGCCTAA
- the tpiA gene encoding triose-phosphate isomerase has product MARTIVAGNWKMHKTAAETRAYLEAFLPLAARIPDRVEIVIAPPFTALAAAHDVLRGHPRVALGAQNVHWELQGAFTGEISVLMLREFGVRFAIVGHSERRTFFNELDRTVNLKVKTLLAHGVTPIVAVGETEAERADGKTIARVTAQTTAALEGLDRDAVGRVVLAYEPIWAIGTGANCDPVEANRVMNAIRGSLRGLKDVPILYGGSVKPDNVGAYADQPDINGGLVGGASLDPQAFATLIEAAAARG; this is encoded by the coding sequence ATGGCGCGTACTATCGTCGCGGGCAATTGGAAGATGCACAAGACCGCGGCGGAAACACGGGCCTATCTCGAGGCCTTCCTTCCGCTGGCGGCCCGAATCCCCGATCGGGTCGAAATCGTCATCGCGCCGCCGTTCACCGCGCTCGCCGCCGCGCATGACGTGCTGCGCGGACACCCGCGCGTCGCCCTCGGCGCGCAGAACGTCCATTGGGAACTGCAGGGTGCGTTCACCGGCGAAATCTCGGTGTTGATGCTGCGCGAGTTCGGCGTGCGCTTTGCGATCGTCGGACATTCGGAGCGGCGAACGTTCTTCAACGAACTCGACCGCACGGTAAACCTCAAGGTCAAAACGCTGCTGGCGCACGGCGTCACGCCGATCGTCGCCGTCGGCGAAACCGAAGCCGAACGCGCGGACGGTAAAACGATCGCGCGCGTAACCGCGCAAACGACGGCTGCGCTCGAAGGTTTGGATCGCGACGCGGTCGGGCGCGTCGTGCTCGCCTACGAACCGATCTGGGCAATCGGAACCGGAGCGAATTGCGATCCCGTCGAAGCGAATCGCGTAATGAACGCCATCCGAGGCTCGCTGCGGGGTTTGAAGGACGTTCCGATTCTCTACGGCGGCAGCGTCAAGCCCGACAACGTCGGCGCGTATGCGGATCAGCCCGACATCAACGGCGGTCTGGTGGGCGGCGCCTCCCTCGATCCGCAGGCGTTCGCAACGCTGATCGAAGCCGCGGCCGCGCGTGGTTAA
- a CDS encoding purine-nucleoside phosphorylase: MTDPRSPNDKLLAVDATRIDDAAGGRIDAAIVLGSGLSSALRDQFKHVAIPYDTLLGMPVASLRGHAGEVLVGTWKGRRIAAFAGRVHLYQGFSPTQVTVSIRMAQLAGARMVVLTNAAGSVTPKVEPGDIMLIRDHINLTGRNPLTGWPHDNPFVDMNDAYSERLRAIVKAVAKPEHRLREGVYAGLPGPSYETPAEAQYLRTIGADAVGMSTVLETILARFLSLGVLGMSMITNVVGAPGTRHVDVTEHGVQTGPLLADLLGRFFEKI; encoded by the coding sequence ATGACCGATCCGCGCTCGCCCAACGATAAACTCCTTGCCGTCGATGCAACGCGTATCGACGACGCCGCCGGCGGCCGCATCGATGCCGCGATCGTACTCGGTAGCGGGCTTTCCTCCGCGCTGCGCGACCAGTTCAAGCACGTCGCGATCCCGTACGACACACTCTTGGGGATGCCGGTCGCGTCGCTGCGGGGACACGCCGGCGAAGTGCTTGTCGGTACATGGAAGGGCCGGCGCATCGCTGCCTTCGCCGGACGGGTCCATCTCTATCAAGGTTTCTCGCCGACGCAGGTCACCGTGAGCATCCGCATGGCGCAGCTCGCCGGCGCGCGGATGGTCGTGCTGACGAACGCGGCCGGTTCGGTCACGCCGAAGGTCGAGCCGGGCGACATCATGCTGATCCGCGATCACATCAATCTCACCGGACGCAACCCGCTCACGGGATGGCCGCATGACAATCCCTTCGTCGACATGAACGACGCGTATTCGGAGCGCTTGCGCGCGATCGTCAAAGCCGTTGCCAAACCGGAACATCGCCTACGCGAAGGCGTCTATGCGGGACTGCCCGGGCCCAGCTACGAGACCCCGGCCGAAGCGCAGTATCTGCGCACGATCGGGGCGGATGCGGTCGGGATGTCGACCGTACTCGAAACGATTCTCGCCCGTTTTCTCAGCCTCGGCGTCTTGGGCATGAGCATGATCACGAACGTCGTCGGCGCCCCGGGCACCAGGCACGTCGACGTGACCGAGCACGGCGTGCAGACGGGCCCCTTGCTTGCCGATCTTCTGGGGCGCTTTTTCGAGAAAATTTGA
- the gpmI gene encoding 2,3-bisphosphoglycerate-independent phosphoglycerate mutase, giving the protein MVKPLVLAILDGWGCSDSAHGNAIAAADLPHWRAFFDRYPWTTLEASGEAVGLPKGIMGNSEVGHMNIGAGRVVPQGVVLIDADIASGAFATNPTLLRCIEHVKRGGTSLHLMGLLSDGQVHSSITHLFALADAAVDASVPFAVHAFLDGRDTPPRSAKVYIEQLEEKLDSVGRPGSIASITGRFYAMDRDKRWERTDAAFNMLVRGAAEHHAASALEALDEAYARGESDEFVLPTIVGPTRTVGDGDACIFFNFRPDRARQLTTRFNEYGWKNGLFATMTQYDETFPNPVLFGPRPQYDTFGEVLSRAGLRQLRLAETEKYAHVTYFFNGGREDVFPGEDRELIPSDRSVPTYDLAPAMRAREITDFAVHDIERGGHDVIVMNYANADMVGHTGKWEPTIEAVEILDACLQRLADAVLKADGLLAITADHGNAEEKLDKNGAPLTAHTTNPVPFILVSNHLHGRLSAAGKLGDVAPTLLALAGLPIPAAMTGTNVYDRSALAQR; this is encoded by the coding sequence GTGGTTAAACCGCTCGTCCTCGCGATTCTCGACGGCTGGGGCTGCAGCGACTCGGCCCACGGGAACGCAATCGCCGCCGCCGATCTGCCGCACTGGCGCGCGTTTTTCGACCGGTATCCGTGGACCACGCTCGAAGCCTCGGGTGAAGCGGTCGGTCTTCCCAAGGGCATCATGGGCAACAGCGAGGTCGGACACATGAACATCGGCGCCGGCCGCGTCGTGCCGCAGGGCGTCGTCCTGATCGATGCCGACATCGCCTCGGGCGCGTTTGCGACCAACCCCACGCTGCTTCGGTGCATCGAGCACGTCAAGCGCGGCGGAACGAGCCTGCATCTGATGGGGCTGCTCTCCGACGGGCAGGTGCATAGCTCGATCACCCATCTCTTCGCGCTCGCCGACGCGGCCGTCGACGCGAGCGTTCCGTTCGCCGTGCACGCGTTCTTGGACGGGCGCGATACGCCGCCGCGTTCGGCCAAGGTCTACATCGAGCAGCTCGAGGAAAAGCTCGACTCGGTGGGGCGGCCCGGCTCGATCGCCTCGATAACCGGACGCTTCTACGCGATGGATCGCGACAAGCGCTGGGAGCGCACCGACGCCGCGTTCAACATGCTCGTTCGCGGAGCGGCCGAACACCATGCCGCGAGCGCGCTCGAGGCGCTGGACGAAGCGTACGCGCGCGGCGAGAGCGACGAGTTCGTGTTGCCCACCATCGTGGGGCCGACCCGCACCGTCGGAGACGGCGACGCCTGCATCTTCTTCAACTTCCGCCCCGACCGTGCGCGCCAGCTCACCACGCGTTTCAACGAGTACGGCTGGAAGAACGGTCTCTTCGCGACGATGACCCAATACGACGAAACCTTCCCCAACCCGGTGCTCTTCGGTCCGCGTCCGCAATACGACACGTTCGGTGAGGTCCTCTCGCGCGCCGGGCTGCGGCAGTTACGGCTGGCCGAGACGGAAAAGTATGCGCACGTGACCTACTTCTTCAACGGCGGCCGCGAGGACGTCTTCCCCGGCGAGGATCGCGAACTGATTCCCTCCGATCGCAGCGTGCCGACCTACGATCTCGCGCCCGCCATGCGCGCGCGGGAGATCACCGATTTCGCGGTGCATGACATCGAACGCGGCGGGCACGACGTGATCGTCATGAACTATGCCAACGCCGACATGGTCGGGCATACAGGGAAATGGGAGCCGACGATCGAGGCCGTCGAGATCCTCGATGCGTGCCTGCAACGCTTGGCCGATGCGGTACTCAAAGCGGACGGCCTGCTGGCGATCACCGCCGATCACGGCAACGCCGAGGAAAAGCTCGACAAAAATGGTGCGCCGCTGACCGCGCACACGACCAACCCGGTTCCGTTTATCCTTGTGTCCAACCACCTGCACGGCCGGCTCAGCGCCGCCGGAAAGCTGGGTGATGTCGCCCCGACGCTGCTCGCACTCGCCGGACTACCGATACCAGCCGCAATGACCGGAACGAATGTATATGACCGATCCGCGCTCGCCCAACGATAA
- a CDS encoding hotdog domain-containing protein: MATGEDASSVTALIRVRMSAHDAHYGGNLVDGARMLGLFGDVATELLIRLDGDEGLFVAYDRVEFLAPVYAGDYIEARGRITRVGTTSRAMEFEARKVIAVRADAGDSAADFLDEPAVVCRASGTCVTPKAKKRK, translated from the coding sequence GTGGCAACTGGCGAAGACGCAAGCAGCGTAACCGCGCTCATCCGGGTCCGGATGAGCGCGCACGACGCGCACTACGGCGGCAATCTGGTCGACGGCGCGCGCATGTTGGGCCTCTTCGGCGACGTCGCGACCGAGCTGTTGATCCGCTTGGACGGCGACGAGGGGCTCTTCGTCGCCTACGATCGCGTCGAGTTTCTCGCGCCGGTCTATGCGGGCGACTACATCGAGGCGCGCGGCCGCATCACCCGCGTCGGCACGACCTCGCGCGCGATGGAGTTCGAGGCGCGCAAGGTGATCGCGGTGCGCGCCGACGCCGGCGACAGCGCCGCGGATTTTTTGGACGAACCGGCCGTCGTCTGCCGCGCGAGCGGCACCTGCGTCACGCCGAAAGCGAAGAAACGCAAATAA